The sequence below is a genomic window from Canis aureus isolate CA01 chromosome 26, VMU_Caureus_v.1.0, whole genome shotgun sequence.
ccacGTCCATCCGGAGAGGAAACTGCTTAAGGGGGCCAGAGCCCTTAACCCGCGAAGATCTTCTCCGCGCGCCACTCGCCCCAAATACGCACCCACACTGTGCGAACCCCTAGGAACGCGAGCCCGGAGCCCCCATTCCTGTCACTTCTCCTCtttcccggggcgggggggaacCAACGGTTTTGTTGCGCATGGAGCAGGGCGGGGGTCAAGACGGAGGCAGTGGGGCCGGGCTGCGGGGCGCGGAGGGCCGAGGGCACACGGAGGGTCCTGGGCGCGCAGGGTCGGGCCCTGCGAGCGCGCGGCCTCCAGGCCCCTGAcgtgcttctctctcccccagtGCACGGGCTGGCGGCCGGCGCGGCGCCCCAGGACTCAAGCTCCAAGTCCCCGGAGCCCTCGGCCGACGAGTCACCGGACAATGACAAGGAGACCCCGGGCGGCGGGGGGGACGCGGGCAAGAAGCGGAAGCGGCGGGTGCTCTTCTCCAAGGCACAGACCTACGAGCTGGAGCGGCGCTTCCGGCAGCAGCGGTACCTGTCGGCGCCCGAGCGCGAGCACCTGGCCAGCCTCATCCGCCTCACGCCCACGCAGGTCAAGATCTGGTTCCAGAACCACCGCTACAAGATGAAGCGCGCCCGGGCCGAGAAAGGTATGGAGGTGACGCCCCTACCCTCGCCGCGCCGGGTGGCCGTGCCCGTTTTGGTCAGGGACGGCAAACCGTGCCATGCGCTCAAAGCCCAGGACCTGGCAGCCGCCACCTTCCAGGCGGGCATCCCCTTTTCGGCCTACAGCGCGCAGTCTCTGCAGCACATGCAGTACAACGCCCAGTACAGCTCGGCCAGCACCCCCCAGTACCCGACAGCACACCCCCTGGTCCAGGCCCAGCAGTGGACTTGGTGAGCGCCGCCCCTCCGAGACTCGCGGCCCtaggcccaggccccaccccggcggcggcggcggactCGGTCCTTTCggtggctattattattattattataattattattacgGAGTCGAGTTGACTCTTGGCTCCTTTGGGGAGGCGCCGGGAGGTTGCCTGCGCCTCCCTGGAAGGGCAGATTCCACccacccagctctgcccctttcctctctccttttgaACCTTTGGAGAGGGCTGAACTATAAGCCGTGTTTACAGAATGTTTGcctctgggggggtggggggggggacaccaAACCGTCCCCGCCTTAACGTCCTCGCTTGAGACCGAGAAAAAGAccaacacacacaccccgccccgCTTTTgtgaattttgtaaaatatgtttGTGTGATAGCGATATTGTCAGCCGTCTTCTTCTAAAGCAAGTGGAGAACACTTTAAAATTATAgagaatttttctcctttttttttataagaaaatgctaaatatttatGGCCATGTAAACGTTCTGACAACTGGTGACAGATTTCGCTCTTCGTTGTAAATATCGGTGGTGATTGTTGCCAAAATGATCTTCAGTATGGGCCTGTACCCCCTGGGCCCGACTCCTTTCTTTGTGGTTTGTTTGCGTTTGTTTATGTTTGGTTAccccctgctttcttttccttttatattttgttcagtgcaaacatttctcaaatatgaaaaaggaaaaaatgtgtaGGCGAGAAGCCCCCTGCCCCATCTCCGGGTCCTGAGCCCGGGGACTTGGAGCTCAGCGGTTCCGTGCGGGTCCCCAAGAGCGCCGGACGCTGAAAGCTTtcgattttttaaataagaattttaataaaaatcctgTGTTTAAAAAAACCAAGCCCGGCCCTCCCGTTTGTCTTACTTTGTCGCCTTGCGCCGGGCCCGAGGCCTGGGGCATGGACCCCAGCCAGGCCGCTTGCAGCGCTCTCCCCGCGCTTCCCTTCGGGGCCGGGGCCCAGGGGCGCCCGGGGCGCAGGCGAGGCTCCCTCACCCGAGCGGCGGGCCACGCCCCGCGCCTCCGATCCCCAGCCCTGGAGGGAGCGCTCGGCCTCGGGCCTCGGGGCTGTCGACCCGAAGCCCGAGGTCGCCCGCCCTCTGCCGGGTCTCCCTCCTGGCCTCGCGCGCTGTCCGAAGCAGGGGCGGCGGCGTCCTGGCTCCGGGAGGACAAGTGACTTCGGAAAACACCGAGGCGAAGGGAGCAAGCCCCCCTCGCTCGCCCAAACCTACGAGTGGCTCCTTCAGCCTGAGAAGCTGTTGAAGCCACTACACTCGATGACTTTCACTTTGTTGCATTTGATTTACCTCGCGcgaggaaggggggtggggacgCTGAGGTTGAGGCTGGTCGGCGTTTTctctactccccacccccctttcaAAATCCGCCGACTGCAGGCGGCCGGCGAGACCGCTCCGAGACCAGGGCGCCCAGCGGAGCGGGGAGGCGGGTTTTGGGGTGCTCGAGCCTTAGCAATGAGGTGGAACGCCGGGACCGGCgcgcaggggagggggggagggagggagggaggggggctgctCCAGCCTCCTCTAGGCTCCTGGGCCCGGGAGAGCCAACGAGCGAGAGTCAGTGGCAGTCTCCACAAACGCGACCTCTCGCCTCCTTTCCGCCCCCATTCTTTCTGGATTTGCAGCCCCCAAACCCCAGGCTGATCCCAGGCCTCCGCCCCTCCTAGCATTTGGCTGAGCGCGGCCGTCCAAGCCAGCCCTTCGGCGTGAAACTGAGCGAACTGCTTGCTAGAAAGTAAGGGTTTGGAGGTGGGGTGATGCGCCCCGACCTGCCCGGCTGTGGTGAAGGGAGAGCGCCTCGAGCAAACAGCGCCCGGTGCGCCCGGGGGAGGGCGCATCGGCCCGTCCCTAATAGAGAATAggtcccaccacccaccccccaccccccctcgtCGCAGAGAGATCTCCTTGGCGGATGCTGGCTCACACTTGCCCACGCAAGGGAGCATCTCGGGGGGCCATGCTTGCGCTTGTCTCCTCCATTTCGCAGATTTCCGAAAATACCCAGGTCCCTGTAGCTCAGAGCCCAGCGGGCGCTGAGATGCCTCGGGATTGAAAGTCGGCCCCCTTCAGAAATTGTGTCTCTCGCTTTCTCTTGAGCTCCACCTTcatggctggggaggggagggggggcggggggcgaggaggccgaggggggcggggggcgaggagGCCGAGCAAAGGCAGCAGTCCCAGCTGACTTTCTCACTCCCTCTGGTTCATGATCAGATTTAATTCAATATCTAAAGTAAACATGATTATCCGTGTGACCAAATCTGCGCGTCAATAGCACTCAGCGCAACACGCCCTGGGACGTGATTACACGTTATTTCTGCGATGCGCACCGGCCCCTAGATAATTCAGGGCGCCGGAGTCTTTCTAATAGCCTCCTAAATGTCCTTCCCCATCTCCAGTTTCATCAGGGTTCACCCAGGTTTCCCTAAATACTGAGAAGTCTCCTTTTGTTCCCC
It includes:
- the NKX2-2 gene encoding homeobox protein Nkx-2.2 isoform X2 gives rise to the protein MLGLWGFSFKNLSTSIRRGNCLRGPEPLTREDLLRAPLAPNTHPHLHGLAAGAAPQDSSSKSPEPSADESPDNDKETPGGGGDAGKKRKRRVLFSKAQTYELERRFRQQRYLSAPEREHLASLIRLTPTQVKIWFQNHRYKMKRARAEKGMEVTPLPSPRRVAVPVLVRDGKPCHALKAQDLAAATFQAGIPFSAYSAQSLQHMQYNAQYSSASTPQYPTAHPLVQAQQWTW
- the NKX2-2 gene encoding homeobox protein Nkx-2.2 isoform X3, encoding MAPVEPPHAPTPTARRDWPGALERAIKPRVHGLAAGAAPQDSSSKSPEPSADESPDNDKETPGGGGDAGKKRKRRVLFSKAQTYELERRFRQQRYLSAPEREHLASLIRLTPTQVKIWFQNHRYKMKRARAEKGMEVTPLPSPRRVAVPVLVRDGKPCHALKAQDLAAATFQAGIPFSAYSAQSLQHMQYNAQYSSASTPQYPTAHPLVQAQQWTW
- the NKX2-2 gene encoding homeobox protein Nkx-2.2 isoform X1, with product MSLTNTKTGFSVKDILDLPDTNDEEGSVAEGPEEESEGPEPAKRAGPLGQGALDAVQSLPLKNPFYDSSDNPYTRWLASTEGLQYSLHGLAAGAAPQDSSSKSPEPSADESPDNDKETPGGGGDAGKKRKRRVLFSKAQTYELERRFRQQRYLSAPEREHLASLIRLTPTQVKIWFQNHRYKMKRARAEKGMEVTPLPSPRRVAVPVLVRDGKPCHALKAQDLAAATFQAGIPFSAYSAQSLQHMQYNAQYSSASTPQYPTAHPLVQAQQWTW